The genomic region TGTGAAGAAGGTATCTCCAGGTGGAAAAGATTCCAGCCTCAAAAAATGGAGGTTATTGATATGTAAGTGAAAATGTGAGCCGACTGAGCCTTATGTCATAAGACTTGTGGGAATCATTTCTGCTTTTTTGATGCCAAATTGTTGTACTACTGACTTTCTGAGGTTGTAAAAGtacaataatataattaaataaagcaACATCACGGAGTTGGTTGGGCTTTGATGGCAAACTCAGCCCTTTTGGCAATACCTCTTTTTGGGTTTAAGATGCAGGAGCAGCAATGCTTTCAGGTTATCTCGATATACATGGTGGACAATGTTCTTACGTATACACAAGTACATAACCAATGCATCTGTGCATACGCCATATTACCTCCAAAAAAGCGGCAATGCACAGATTAAGCACCCGAATCCAAACCTGAGCCAAGCTAACATTCTTGACAAGACAGCAAGAATTTAAAGCCATACTTAACTAAATAGACCTTAAATATTTGGGAACGGTTTTGTATCAAAATTGTAGcatcaagaaagaaaaattgtcTCATCCAATAGTTAATTTACTgatcattaaattataaatccCTTCCTACCAAAAGCACCGTATACAGAATTTTGCAACAACTTGAAATTCAGGGTTTGATTTGAAACAGGCATTAAACCACGAGGTTCCAAACGTATTTTTcccaagaaaataataatagaaaaacCCCAAACCCTATCTTTGTTTTCTCGATTTGGCCCAAAACCTATCCTATAAAGCAAGCGCACCTTTTTGGCATAACCTGCCCGAAACGAAGCGTTGTGGGAGGGGagaaaaaaccaacaaaaaataagtaaaaaagaaagggtaTTTTGGACAAGTCACTCAGTTTTCTTCCTCCGCGAGTTAGCTCGTGGGAGTCATAAAGCGCTTTGCATCTGGTGTCTTGGAGAGAAAGCTCTCTCTTCTCTACATCAAATCTCTGCATTCGAAACACCTAAAAAACTAATTccaaaaaacaagaaaaaatgagCAGAGGAAGTGGAGGCGGCTACGATCGCCACATCACCATCTTCTCTCCCGAAGGTCGTCTCTTCCAAGTCGGTATGTATATTCACTCTCCCACCTctccctttttcattttttgttcctaaagaattattattatttatttcactcaattttgatttttgaatgaTATGAGCAGAGTATGCGTTTAAGGCAGTGAAAGCAGCTGGGATTACATCGATTGGTGTTCGAGGAAAAGACTCCGTCTGCGTTGTTACACAGAAGAAAGTTCCCGTCCGTGCTCTTCTTTAACTTACTTTATTCATCTGGgtgtcttttctttctttcatttcttttttttttttgggtattgACAATTGATTTAAGGGTTTTGCTCGATTTGGgtatttaatatttgaataatgCGATGCAGGACAAGCTTTTGGATCAGACTAGTGTCACTCACCTTTTTCCTATTACCAAGTTCCTTGGATTGTTGGCTACTGGCATGACAGGTTACTTTTTGTTCAATAAAcccttttttatatttttctttgatgTTATATATTCGAATTATGAAGATTTTGCCGTGTTCGCCAGTGAACTAGGGTTTCAAGGATATTAAGTTTTCTGGGTTATGATAATGTACCTCATTTCACACTTGTAATCAGTCAAAAACTAGGGTTTTAAGGATACTACCAATTTTGAGTTATGATAATTTACCTCATTTCACACTTATAATCAGTCAAAATCAGGGTTGAAAAAATGCCTAATCTGCATGCTAGGGTATACAAGTGCTGGAAATATCGGATAAAACAGAATggttttctttataattttgttcttATTGATGCTGACATTCAGCATAGTAACCGTCATTCTTCGTTACCAAATCACAAATTATGCTTATTAACAAATATCAAGAAAGCTCCAAAAGAGAAGtgaaaagatgaaaagaaacTTTATGTTTGGCTGCTTTAATTACTTGTCTAACTTTAGCATAGAGCTTGAATTTGGTTAACTTGATTTCATTAGATTAAAGCTGGAAGTTTGATCCAATTTACTGTTATGAAAATACTTTATGAGGGATGCTTTGATAAGATTGGTATGTCACTCTTCAGCTGATGCAAGGACCTTGGTCCAGCAAGCAAGGAATGAAGCAGCCGAGTTTCGGTTCAGATATGGATATGAGTTGCCTGTGGATGTTTTGGCCAAATGGTATGGTTTTTTATATCTTATTCAGTGGAACTTCATGTTTAGTTGGATTCATTTGATGGCTGTTAATTGTGTATCTATAGAGCTCATGTGGATAATGTTTGAACAAGTTTAGAGACTTCAAGGGACTAGTCATTTGGATGTAATCTAGGTGTAAGTTTATGCACTTGTTAGTTTGCCACTAGGAATTGGAAAAGTTAGATGACCCAGATTTTTTACTGCTCTTCCTAAAATCAAGATCAGAGTCaatgttttctttattttctagtTCACGGATATAATCTTggttcaaaattaataaatccaATTGACCACATTTTATGTTACTAttattttcattgatttttcttcGATATTTGGGATTCTTGTGCATTTTGATGATTATATAACTAATTTAGCATGACATGCTTTATTGATTTAGGATTGCAGACAAATCACAGGTTTATACTCAACATGCATATATGAGACCTCTTGGAGTTGGTAAGTCTATAATTCTTCAAAATGTtacaaatataattttctttttagttatttgtatttgtattcTCATAGTagatttagattttttattttgttaagaCATTCATGCATACATATGCTACTGTATGTTTCGACTAATTGTCACTAATATTACCCTATTCTCCCATTAATGTCTTTcctatcttttttattttttctttttgtgtagTTGCTATGGTTTTGGGTATTGATGAAGAGAAGGGACCCCAACTCTACAAGTGTGATCCAGCTGGCCATTTTTACGGTCACAAGGTAGTTTGCAAATTAATTGTTATTGCTCATTGCGCTGAAGATTCTTGATTCTGGTTTCTAAATACCTGGTTCTGCAAGccatatattattattatagttATGATACATCTCTGGTTTTTTTCTAATAGTTCTCTTTGACCATATTATTTACAAAACCTTTATTTACATTATGGGTTTAAAAATACAATTGCTggtgatttttccttttgtttacAATGTGCTTATGATCATGAAAAACCACTATAATTACCAGGAATTTCAGAAGGTGGCTCACCCAAAGAAAAAGTTGTGAGAATGGGAAAAAAATGATCCAATAATTTCCAGTACCTGCTACCAACCATATATTATGACTCCTTGCTACCACAAAGCAATgccatatttttttatttattttggattAGTAAATGAATAgcatatgtaaattttaattatattaactATTTCGTTTTCTTTATCCATCCCTTTAGGAATGAAAGTAGCTTGTTTGTTCTCTGATCAGTATTGGTGCAATGAACATGGattcaaaattcttttgacCAATTTTAGGTTAAGCATTTTGTTTCTGGAATgaattttgacataatatgCTGCAGGCAACCAGTGCTGGATCTAAAGAACAAGAGGCAATTAACTTCTTGgaaaagaagatgaagaatgACCCTGCTTTTACTTATGAGGAAACAGTGCAGGTATATATATCTGCATTTCATTATGCATGGTAAAGAATATTGCTAAAGACTACATGTTTGACGTGAGTTAAAATAATCACCTTTGTCTAATGTTTATGCAGACTGCTATTTCTGCTCTGCAATCTGTTCTTCAAGAGGATTTCAAGGCCACTGAGATAGAGGTATAATACATCAGCTGATCTCCTTAGTTGTTGGTGATTATAGCATTTAGATATCTTGCCGTTGTGAGTTTGCTTCTTCTAAATGTTTGAATGgattaaatatttttggtgCTCCTGCCATATATAATAGCTTTTCCCTAAAGACAAGCTGTAGATAATCTGTGATATCCTGTGTTAGTTTCCAGAGGCTGCATATAGTGTATCCTCACTCTAATCTtattggttctgtttctcttaATATAATCACAGAGATATATTCCCAATCATGGCAAGAGCTGAAATTATTGTTGTTTTCCCTCGCTTCCAAATGTAATTGACATTAATCTTTTGATGTTTGGCAGGTGGGAGTGGTGAAAGCTGATAATCCAGTTTTCAGAGCGTTGTCAACTGCAGAAATAGATGAACATTTGACAGCTATTAGTGAGCGTGACTAGTGAGCATGGACTAACAATAGCTGCTGCAGAACCTTTCTGTTATCATTTGAAACAACAAGCGTGCTTTAGTTGATCATCAAGTTTGAGAGAGATGGGAGAGGGTTTTAGCTTCAAATTATGTTGTCTCCTATTACTGCATAAGACTTTAAATTGAATTCTTGTTATTTCTGGGATTGAGTTTCTCCAAGATGAATCAAAATGTTACGGGATAGTTGTTTGAAGAAACTATGTCAGCAGCGactatttacattaaaattgtCCAAAAATGTTGCATGTCTGCGAATTactatttaaattatcatcaGGTAACTCTACAAGGGCATGCACCCAAATCTTATTTGACATTTGGAACGGTTGCTTTGATTTTGGAGGAGGCTGAAAGGTGAATTCCCAATGTTTCTAGCTCTGCCATAATCTTGCTGGTAGAACGAGCATTTGCTGCTGTAGCATACTGCCTATTTCTGTCGTAGCCAACCTGTagtcatcaatttttttcaaaaaaaattttaatgcgCACTCaagtaattgaaattttatttggttCAGTCAAACATGGAAACTTGTATTTTCATCAACTTAAGTTGCGAAAATTGATGTAATTACTTCAATTTAATAGTAAATGacataaaattaacaatataaCTGATTCTATTATTGAATCAATTGAACGACTTAAAAATATACGTAGTTGTTGGTTAATTCGATTACGCTTTGATTCTCCGTCAATCTTAAGCAAATTCCACTTAGACCTGAATGTCCTGGctgaccttttttttttccctttgcATCCCCTTTATTACCGTACATCATTTCAGTGGCAATTTTCCGATGAAGTCGGCGCTGAGACTACCCAAGTATAGATGGTCTTCAAACTCCACAGCCGATGTCACAAAGGATATAACTAATCCATTGGGATCATCAAACCTCTTGTTTATGTTGCCATCAGCATCCACATTGATGACTGTTGCCCTTTTGCTTGCCCCATTTACTAGCTTGGTCAGTCTCGGAAAATTTGCTATAACATGTTTCAAAGCCTTGGAGGTGTGCACGAACTCCATTCCCTCAGAATTCATCTGCAGCAAATTATGGAAATTATTTAGGTCCAGGTAGTCTCATGCGGTTTTACCTGATCAAACATGTTCctggttttttttattttgcatgaGTTAAAATACCCGGATTAAGGCGATCCAGAAAGAACCATCCGGGGCCAGGTTAATGTTATCAGGTCCAGCGGGAAGGTTGTCAATGAAAATCTCTGTTTGTCCTTTTGTCTCACCCTTCAACCAGTATTTCAGGCACCTGAATCTGCCCCACCAGAAGAACATATAGAGGATGGGGGGCCAGCAATTAGGTCGCAAAATGAGGTTAGACAGACATCAACACATCAAATCCGACCCTCTTTCACTGTCAGCGAATTATTATATGAATCTCATAGCATGACAATGGCTAGACTAAATTACCTCCACGTTTCACACACCACGAGATAATCTTCATCTTTTGAGAGTGCGACACCGTTGGCAAAGCACAAACCATCTAGCACCATCGACGTCTCCCCCGTTGATGGGTCATACTTTAGCAGCTGCCCATGAGGTTTTGCCTCCAGCACGTCAAGATACCAGTCGTTGAGATTAAATTTGGTGCTTCCTACACTGAAATACAAACTGCCATCTGATGCTTCAATCACATCATCTGCAAACCTagtaaaaattcaacaacattTATGAAAAAGATCAGTGGTGGTAATTACAcgtcttcttctttttgtcaTTAGTTGAAAAGGATTAGTATTCTTGTCCTGTAGCAGCTTCCAGATTTACTTGCATGTGTTTAATGGGCAGAGAGAATCACAGCGATCCATCGTTTTGGATGAACCTTGGTGGCAGAGTGTCTAAATGCACCGCCTCCAGTCGTTGTTAACGTTTCCTGAAAATACCGTTGTTTGTCCTATAATATGTTTATTGGGCCATTAATAATGATGGTCAAGTGGCCTGGTGGTGGCCGGTTGGTCTTGTTTTTCCTCTCACGACAACAAACAGGTTGcagtttttctctttgttctatGGATATACCCAAACAGAAAAGAACAACagagaaagaaacaaattcGGATTAAAACGTTTATAAAAAGAAGAGCAAAAACAGAAAACAAGAATTAGATAGCAACAGTTACGTATCTATCTCTTTAGTATCACATGCCACCAAACCATGAGGCATCAACTGTAGTTATCGGGTCCCAACAGCAAGAGAAATAAAGATTCCCTTGCGGTAGCTCCTTCTTAAACGCCTAAAAGGACTGAGGAGTGGTCTTCCTTTCACAAGGAAGCTGCCACACCTCCCTCTCGGCGGTACGCGCCGAGCACTCTTTGTCGCATCAGAAGAGTAAACAAATCTTGCACATGGCTCATTTTAAGTGATGATGCCTTAACAGAGACGTCTCTTTCTGACCTTAACTGACGTCGCATTCTGTCTTTTCGCATGAACAAGATTGAATACACGAAATCTCAATTAAACTACTTAAAAAACTGGTTATTAGCTTCTTCTtgatcatttcttttttcttaattaagttattattGCTTATTAATTGAAGGGTATTGCCTATAATACGTGCTCATCACGTTTTTTAGTTCTAGGTATGTCTATAGCCCTCCATCATGTTGGATTGgaagagaaacaaaaatgaggaAGCTTGAGGAACTGTGCCTAGAAGTAACAATTAGCTGATTTGAAATATTGTTACCTGATTTGGGATCCAGCGAAGTGTGATGCAAGAACTGTTATACCGTCTTCTGTAATCTTAAGCAAGCCCTGAGGAAAAATGGTAGTTTGGAGAGTTCAAGCTGTAAATTAATCATGCATGGCTGTATGGCATGGCAGGGCAAGTGGGTTCCTTTACCTTGTCGCAATCACAGACAATAAGGCCACCTCCTTTTGCTGCTGTGATTCCAAGCAAAGTTTCGCTATGCAGTCTCTTCCAGTTCTCCCAGGAGCCATTGCTATGCAATCTTCTGATCCAGCCGTCTCTTGTTGCTGTGTACAACACACCATGTTCACCCACAACAACGTCCTCCGGGCCTTTCAACAATCCTTCTCCAAGTTTAGTCACCCtctacaaaaagaaacaaaccaAGTAAAGAACCTGGGGCTTGGCCTTCGCCTTCCCTTAGGAGGTGGATTTCCCGAGCTCTTGTATTTCTCTTTCCCATTCAAAAATATGTATAAAAAGAGAGCTGTATTTTTTACCTGCAACTGGTTGTTCGGTGGAGaaacagaagaagaagatgccGGTGGCAGTTCAAGTAAGTCTGGAGATATCGGTGAGAAGAAGATGATTTGAAGTGCCGTGGCTATCAGCAAACCCAAGCAACACGCCCAGCAAATTTGCAGGAGAATCCTGAGAGCCATTAAGTTGGAAAATGCTGCTTCAGAAAGGTTGTTTGGTTGGGAGAAAAACCAATCTGATAAGAGATAATGTGATTGTGAATGGCTGTAAATGCTAtactttgaattttcaacCGGATTACTAAGGAAAGAAGTCGGAAGAGAGTATGGGACTTGCACTTGGCTCCAATCAATCAAAGATCAAGCTTCAAAATCATAACAAACGACATTGCATTAAATGTCAGCAGTATGTCGGCcaaagaatagaaaaatgTCTGCAGCATTGGGAGAAGATAAGCGGCATCACAATCATGGAATAAATgcacccaaaaaagaaaaaaaaacctttgaaTTCCAACAAATAACTCAagcaaaatattcaatttgttttttttaaatgagcAATTTGAGCTTCATTGATAAGAAAACTTTATACGAAATCTGCATTGTTCGAgtcttttttccctttttaacTTGTAAATCAGCAAAACATGTCAGCTTATATGAGAATTTTATAAAGGACTAttacttttttaatatttttttttataattcaaagaaaaaatttaaaatttattttttaaataaaaaattatgaatccATCAATAAATCGAATACTCAtgtatttatttcttttattgttgtTATATGAGTATATTTCCCTTCTCTAATCATTGCGTTTAATCCAGTGTTGAACTCAG from Theobroma cacao cultivar B97-61/B2 chromosome 9, Criollo_cocoa_genome_V2, whole genome shotgun sequence harbors:
- the LOC18588262 gene encoding proteasome subunit alpha type-6 — translated: MSRGSGGGYDRHITIFSPEGRLFQVEYAFKAVKAAGITSIGVRGKDSVCVVTQKKVPDKLLDQTSVTHLFPITKFLGLLATGMTADARTLVQQARNEAAEFRFRYGYELPVDVLAKWIADKSQVYTQHAYMRPLGVVAMVLGIDEEKGPQLYKCDPAGHFYGHKATSAGSKEQEAINFLEKKMKNDPAFTYEETVQTAISALQSVLQEDFKATEIEVGVVKADNPVFRALSTAEIDEHLTAISERD
- the LOC18588263 gene encoding protein STRICTOSIDINE SYNTHASE-LIKE 4 encodes the protein MALRILLQICWACCLGLLIATALQIIFFSPISPDLLELPPASSSSVSPPNNQLQRVTKLGEGLLKGPEDVVVGEHGVLYTATRDGWIRRLHSNGSWENWKRLHSETLLGITAAKGGGLIVCDCDKGLLKITEDGITVLASHFAGSQIRFADDVIEASDGSLYFSVGSTKFNLNDWYLDVLEAKPHGQLLKYDPSTGETSMVLDGLCFANGVALSKDEDYLVVCETWRFRCLKYWLKGETKGQTEIFIDNLPAGPDNINLAPDGSFWIALIRMNSEGMEFVHTSKALKHVIANFPRLTKLVNGASKRATVINVDADGNINKRFDDPNGLVISFVTSAVEFEDHLYLGSLSADFIGKLPLK